The nucleotide sequence ttaaagcgtgcaaaccacttctggcacgttcgctcagatagagcatgctcaccataaacttccaccaagatacgatgactttcggctgcttttttcttcatattaaaataatgaagaagaattccccgcaaaaacacattatttggcacgaaattcgacattttcaagtgtggtaaaaatattgttgtttacgcttcaaataaaaaacttatactgacgtttgtgccttacgacagtagctctccaatgaatgtttggaaatgtggatcgatggaataataatcaagttacgccatctgttgtaaaaccgcacgaacttataaatagacctattataataaaattcaatgatttgcaagcgttgttcgcttgtgagacgattcatggttaaattatagacgaaactgaagatgtttgacagtgaaacaaaacacgaaacgtgtgtcagctgtttaaaccaactgtttaaaaagataatagctaaaaaagcaCCCTTCATTTACAAAAACCTTGCCACTGTAAGAAAATTACGTTTCACCAAATTCGCCGAAAAttctatatttcgaagttaGCAGTTTTCATCAAGAAAAAATGGATTATGGACGGcacctgtacatacatatacgcagTGCTTTCGTCGTCCGCCAATCGatcgaaatttcaaatattgtagttacaaaacaaaattcgtaCTATCATAGCGGCAGAAACAGCAGCATGCGCACCAcaatggccgctttgccacccagctttctaaaatgttctttaatacaacaaaaaacattgtatcCATAAacgcaacatacatacatatactatatttCTTAAATCAAAGCtcgttcattcataaaacgagcccacCATATCATTCTTCACGCACCTGAGCCGTCCATAACTGGACCACTGGAccaatttgccaatatttggtgatCCGTTAATTTGTTTCATGACGAGTTCCCGCAGCTCCGTATATACAGTACAAAATTCGAACACCTCGATACTTGcgactaaatttttatttattttttttttcattgggtACTCCgacattagaaaattttaaccTCGATGcttgcaacattttttgttttgtctttcccttttgctctttttaccttctatttttgagaataaagcACGGGGAAATACCATCGATGTCATTCTGGCaatgacattttttgaattgaatcaGCTGAATGAATTTAGGGAAAGTACCGTCTACTCCATTTGCTGACGAAATGACAATTTTATGTTAACTTAGaggcaaagagaaaatttacgctgcttacaataaaagaaaaagttgacattctgaacaaattaaaagcggaaatttcttttattgcatTAGCTGAAACCGTTCACGTGCACAGCGCAAGAATAATtcgtattaaaaaaacagtccATAAATAAGTTTGTTATGCGATATGAATCCGGTCCAGGTAAAAGGAAAAGCTTTAAGATTTCAGAGTTTCCAAAAATGGAAAAGGTTTTGTTCAGTTGTTTTGCGAATCAGAGGACCAATGGCAAATGAGTCTGACTTATTTTGGGTCTTACCTAATAAGACTCATGTGCACTCTAAAATCAGTAATTTTTGCTTGTGCAAATGCTGCTGGAAatcataaagtaaaaataatggttatTGGGAAATCGGCGAATCCGCGTTCATTAAACAATTTTACTGATATGAATGTTGTCtacaaaggaaataaaagtgTTTGAATGACCTAAGCTTTATTTAAAGAATTGTTTCAGGGAACATTTGTTCCAGAGGTATGTtcattttttgtcaaaacaaaGAGTCCTGTTTTAATCATAAATTGCTGAAATAAACAGAGTTCCTTTGAATGCAAAATCTTCCGGGgaaaacacttctaagcacaagTTAAAAAACTAAGACCGCCAAATATCGGTAATTCGCTTTCCTTCAAACTGTAGGGCTGAAATACAGCATATGTATCAAAACATCATAAGGCTTACTAAATCGAACTATAAAAAAATCCTCTTAAGTCAAAATGCTGCTCGTGGAGTAACTATCGACTGTGAAATATCGACCTGAAAAATGCAATATGCTTTTTAGCTAGAGCATTTGATACTTTTACTGCAACTTCAATTCAGTCATcgtttcaaaaactatttgaaaaagcGTCTGACTCGGATTGTGACGATATCATTCCTCTTTCGGAGTTACGATTACAAATAGCGGATGATGCATCCAATATTCCAATCATTGCAACTTCGTTTCGGAAAGTAAAATCATTGCAGCACGTCTCCCAATCTGAAATCGAGCAATGGATTGTTGAACCTTATTCGAAACCAGCTTTAGATTAGCTTTAAATGAAGAATAATGTAATGAAGGCGACGAAACAGTCGGTGAAGGAACTAACGATGTGATGCCAAATACAACTAAAATGACATTGGAGGAGGCATTCAATTAGCTTAGATTTAACAACGCAAAACAATTCTTGTTAAACGatcttattattaattaatattaattaatattttaatttgtatggaaaaaatccTCAGTACTAGTGGCAAGCTCGAAACTTGAACATTGCGGGGTTCTCATTACGTTCAAGGATTGAGTTGCTACTGTGCTAAATATGTCTGCTAGGTCCGCGACAGTCGCAGCGAATGGTGATTGTTTTAACTGTTTTGTGTCAAAAGCGCGCAAGGGCATACACTAAGAACACTAAGATGCAAAAAAACCgccgatatatatatatataatatataattggcgcttacatcctgtttgggtgtttgggcgagttcctcgtcctatttgtggcgtgcggctTGAAGTTTCTCCACAAAcagagtgacctacagttttaaaccgactcccatgattcaataataaaaggtttgctcagtaagcagctttctcattccctcttgacaaatcggctcccttagcaaggcactgggttgctagctctagaaattttgactaaaagaggaggaaaactaaaatttgtagaaaaaacatttcattttcaaaatgaactgcttacgagcaacaactcgctcaagagttttcatcggtatgtcggactatggtagtatgacatgaaatagataccgcttaagtcaggacatgatagagtatttgacgcaatccgagatcgagatggagaatttacaaagctttatttcttatgatgtggtgatttaaacggaactcatgttttgcaaagagctagcgTTTTCTAAAGAGTTACAGCAGGGAGAATTATTGAATAGTCCCGACGCAATCGATTACATTACagacctcattataaaaaagttggcagaacttgtttccaatgagcccacctttctatggatggatgaagtgtccagaggcttagaaaagcacagtaccagtatgaaagagcttctcataaaaaaccatctaccggaatcgggttaaaactgtagggccttccaattgtggaacgcgcgctacaaataggaggaggatctcggcgaaacacctaacagaattgtacgtgccaattatttatttatttttaacaaaatagtttcatattggcgaaacgttgcgattggttttaaatttaaaaattaattcacaaaataaaatcttggattatgtaaaataatttcttaatattagacttggcaatttccgctaatcaCTTCTATCTataccattatttacattcaaatattaattaaaatttattttttaaaccgttcgcagtttgtttccatttaagtaacaaaatactattttgctaccatttttaccaaaaaggatttaattttttcctttgtatgccccttcttaaatacaaccttttgtaagggagtgtcaaaattcgaatgtcactagtgagcaaacctttaataattgaatcatgaccGACTCCGaaagacagatattttttatgaggagctttttcatggcaaaaatacggtcggaggtttgccattgcctcgcCGAGGGGCaatggctattagaaaaaaacttgttctatcgttttggtgtttcatgtacggTAAACGTAAAGTAGAGTGATTCAGCATGGAATTTAAGTAAACCAAGCAACTTTAATTGGCATAAGtttgtgacttttatttagCAATGCAGTGATTGAACTCAGAGGAGTTATAGGGAAACCTTTTATAGTTGAGAATAACATAATAGTATTGTTGTCGTGGATTATGAACCATAAGCCAGTCTAAACTTTCCATTACTACCGGATGTATTTGGATTGTAGGCGAGGAGAGGAGGACCTTACAAAAGCAAGGACCCACCATTCgaaatacagggtccggcactcgaaatgttaccaattaaaaaataggccataaaattagtttggaaatctacttttattcaatttaaagtaaaaaatgtgtgaaaataatacaaaattaagaatcaatttacttttgctcgacattacctccttttgccttgactatggcggccgcagtagccgaatgggttggtgcgtgattaccattcgcacttcacagagagaacgtcggttcgaatccggtgaaaccaaaattaataaaaacatttttctaatagcggtcgccgctcggcaggcaatggcaaacatccgagtgtattcctgccatgaaaaagctcctcataaaaaaatatctgccgttcggagtcggctttaaaactccctccatttgtggaacaacatcaagacgcacaccacaaataggaggaggagctcggccaaacacccaaaacgggtgtacgcgccaattatataggtatatatatatggccTTGAGAAGGTCCAGAAACGAAACGCCAGctgtccgaatgtgacttgcaagtattttggcccacCCGCGGGTAATGGCTTTTTTCTGCGCCTCGAGACGTGTAAATCTTTTAGTTtagaccttgctctccaaaattgcccaaagagaataatccatcggattcgcgtctagtgaatttgagagcattgctgctttggtgtgagatcatgcgccttttggatgtggtatggcttgactttgagataatttttcagtaagcGGTGGATACTAAGGACAGATATTTTCGgttatttcgccatttgattggcacttcgacgGGGATTTCGCACAAGTGCCTTCTtcattttttgaaccatttcagtGACGTTACAgtattttgatgaccacctccatgacgtttcgcgatgctaccagtatgaTTTCAACGAGTAAtgttgcgataaacaaaaacttaatataCCTACTTTAAGGtgttcgagctcacgaacaatcgctggttgtgattttccaaccaaatataatgcaatcacactattacgtttgaaatcgattactgattttcttttttcgcgtttactctcagcAAAATGCTGCTGCGcccttgtaaacaatactctggactatcatttagccaactaacagacaactGATGCACGCGgaagcggtctgaagttggttacacttcgtgtGCCGTTCCTGTATAAGAGTACCAACCTCCTATAGAACCCTAGGGAACCCCCATGAAAAGCGTTTCATTGTTACTCGACCGTATCTgcttattataccaaaatatcGTTGGAATGCGTCTAACTAATGTTTTATAattcgcgcgattttttattcgaaaatttcattatttattaaaaattgttttatcggGGACCAAAGGTCAATTTCACTCATTttaaaaaccacaaaagttctatcgaatctaattttttgtatttttctagcGAAACGATGCGTTTTCTTTACTTATTCCTTAACCCACGAATACTGTCAGGATCATAACCCTCAATAAATAGAAttcgcttttttatattttctaaaatattattgtaatatataaaaattgtttcctcTTGGTTGAttgagttttttcttgtttcggTTTATTCTTTTCTCACTTGCGTTCCTTTTACTGTTCGTCCCACACATTTATTTTGGACGGTAATACAAACGTTTAGGACATTTGTAATAAgagaattttagtaaaatgtgaagaattatttagtaaaaaaaagctCCAAATCAAAAGTATTATCAATAAGGAGTGTTTATAAAGgggtttttgttgcttttcgatgtttgtatttaataaggaattttttgagaatgaagcaaaaaatgttgcagaTTTACAAACATCCTTCCAGTTAACGTGTCTGCATACGAACTTCTTTCATAGTTCAGGTgtctggcaacaccaacttttcgctaaagtaaacaattttaactattttaaattatttaaaaactataagcctctgGAGGGTGCGGTTTTTAGGAGTAAGGTGGGGATACATCCCTCTATGCCtgctttacatacattttttaaagcgTGCtgaattatactaaaaaatttccCTACATTTTTGTGTAATAATTTTTAGACTAGGCCCACGCACTCAGATATTAGGAGCAACATTTTCATGGTTGTAATGGAGACCCAGTCTTGTCTTAGGggactttttaattaaaacatcgcttagaagagttttttttctcgtatgtacttatttacataaaaatcgaCCTCTGCAACTCTTCAATGCTACCCatccaatatttaaaatttgtttaccagCACTTATCGTTCGTTGTCAGTTTTTTTCAGGTTTGTTTTCATTTCGGCTTCTTAGAAATGCGAAAGCGAAACTGTGCAAAATAGGAAAGTCACTGTTTGCGGGGAACgttaatagtttttttctattttgtataaatattgtCAACCAGAAGTTCAAATTAAaggttttatttaagttttggtATCCAAATATTCGCGTGAATCTTTTTCTTTAGggatttacataaattttcaaatcgaATTATtaatgaacatcaaataactGAAAGCCTCAATGTATAATAATCCTCTATTATTTCAGACCAAAAACTATCGGTGCAAATTAAGACcgcaaaatataacaaaaaagtttagataGTTGGAAAATGTTATCAACATTTTAAAAGAGGAGAAAGATTAGCGCTAAGGAGGAATCGACAATATAAATCATGTCTATATTTTGCTGGGGCAACACAGAACATGGCGAACTTGGACTTGGCGACATTGAGGAAGAAAAGGTTATATTGGatgttttagaataaaaatataatgacacgtgttttatttagattttggATCCACGAGAAATACCCTGGAAACCAGAAAGCGTAGTGACCAGCATAGGATGTGGCTTAGAGCATACAGTGTTCTTGACTGCAGatggaaaaatatattcttGCGGCTGTAATGATTTTGGTCAATTGGGCCACCAACAGATGACGACTAGGCCACGTATGTGATTACAATAGATATAAGAAATTATAATGGTGTTTGCGTGCGATAGCAAACCCCAAAGAtatttttgaactaaaaaacCGCGATGCCTACTTATTAAAAGCAATCGCGAAACCACAAACCACAACTTATATATTGTCATTGTTGTAGTTTATAGTCATTCTCGAACTAGCACGAATATTAACATTTCAGAACTCATAAATGATCTCGAAAATACTGTGATTACGAAAATAAGTTGTGGTGCAAGGCATTCATTGGCGCTCAGTGAGTGGGGTCAACTATACAGCTGGGGTCATAACGATTATGGTCAACTAGCACTTCCCGATGGATCCGATATTGTGCGTTCACCAAAAATTGTCAAGAAACTTGCTACTCAGACTGTTATTCAAATCGCAAGTGGATATAACCACTGCCTTGCACTAACTAATTGTAAGTGTGCAATAATAAGTATtgattttaaagtatttttagaatttgtttttatttgtaggtGGCGCCTTGTATTCTTGGGGTTCAAATATTTATGGGCAATTGGGCCTCTCGCCGCCAAATGAATTGGCCCACTCTGCTCATCCCCGATTAGTAGACTCATTGGTGGGGATtcccattgcttttattgcatgCGGAGACAATCACTCGTTCATTATCTCAAAATCTGGGGCTGTATTTGGTTGGGGACGGAACAATTGCGGACAATTGGGGCTGAATGACTGTACGCAAAGACATTTTCCAACGCAGCTAAGAACACTACGCAGCCTTTGTGTGCGTTACATTTCCTGTGGGGAACAATTCTCTGTATTTTTAACGAACGACGGAGGAGTATTTACTTGTGGTAAAGGGTCGTATGGCCAACTTGGTCATGGCGGCAACATGAACGAAGTTCTGCCTCGAAAAGTAACGGAGCTAATGGGTAGCACCGTAACGCAAATTTCTTGTGGCGCGAAACATACACTAGGCTTAGTGCCATCTCGAGGTCGGGTCTACGGATTTGGTTTAGGGTGTTTTGGACAGTTTGGGGCAAGCAAAGTGAATATTTGTTCGCTGCCGCAAGTTATAGTTGGGCCTTGGGTAaattacatgcatatatttaaaaaactcagCTCTACGATAAAATCGAATGCCTTCTCATTTTAGGTATCTCCCAGCTGTTCAAAACTACTAAATATTGAGCCCAAAGAAAATCTAGACACAGATTTCTTAATACGACAAATCTTTTGTGGTGGTAATAATTCGTTTGTAACTACGTCTAATATGCCTACGGTGGATTTTCGCATTTATGAGTATATTTTTCCAGTCGTCAAatcacaatttatttatttgattttgttttccaGACCTAAGTCTCAAATCATGTGTTTAACTAGTGAATTAGCGGAACAGTGTGCAACGATTGAAAAGAATTCCTCAATTGATTTGGATTTACTAACAACCATTGAAGTGATTTTTAAAAGCCAAGCTTGTATAAATGGTTCTTTCTTGTTAGAAAACAAGCATTTCTGTTGTACGTCAAAGCAACCTGGAGTAGATTTGGCAGAAGTTAAACAGACATTTGATAACATACGCAAAGTAGAACATGAAAGCCTTAAGCAAATCGTAAGTGCAATTATTGAATTtaacttttcataattttggaGTTTAcctaacatattttaaaaaattttcaattctttcCAGATTTGGGACAAAATTACAAATGAAATAATTGCATCGTTAATGCCATCACCGGCGGATGTTGAAactttaagaatttatttaatattgccTTTATATCATGAATTTGTTAATTCTAAAAACTATGAAAATCTACATACACCCTTCAGCAATGCTGTTCTTCGACTCAAAGAAATACCGAGAAAAATTGTTATAATGTGGTGGGCACATACACCACTTGATTGGTTTGAAAGCTTGGTATCCAACTACAAAAACGTGGTGGCCCATATAATCAGCTTTAGAATATCTGCTAACTCCGGTGGTAGCTTTGAAAAGAAGGTAATTAAAAACTCTTTACGAGTGTGCGTAATTTCGCAACATAATTTCTTACTTGTATATATTCTTCTCATTCAGCTCGTTACTTATAACTCGAATTTGTCAGCAGCTTTAAATTTGCTAGTTGTGCTTCACCGAATTAATCATAAAGAACGTGCAGAAAAAGTTGATTACGACATTTTCCACTGGCCAGAGCTGACAGATTATGTCGATATCCAACAAGATTATATACATTGGCtcttcgaaaaaaatgtaagttaaTAAGAAAAGGTAGCAATATACTGCAAAGTAGTTAAGTCCCGTTTTTAATTGCAGCCAGATTCTTTTAATATCTGTAATTATCCGTTTTTGTTCAATGCATCAGCTAAAACTACACTTCTGCAGACGGATCAAGCTATTCAAATGCATACTGCCATGCAAAATGCTGCTAATTCGGTAAATTTACAATGAATTTCAGTAAAGACCAAGAACTTATCCTGCTTATTTTTCTTACAGGGTATACTTTCCTTACTAACATTTGGGACGCCTATTTCGCAGTTTATTGTGTTGAATGTTTCTCGCGAGAACTTGGTGCAagatactttacgagaaataATGCAATATAATCAGAGTGACTTGAAAAAACCACTAAAAGTATGTATAgtcaaataaagttttttcgtaaagtttttttttgtaatcaaaatacggaaaacattttcataagAGCCTAAAGttaacttcaaaaaatttaaggggTTGAACAAAAGTCctaaacacaaaattttcaagttcacaattttatttatgtactgatataatttattttgaacaGATAAAATTTCATGGTGAAGAAGCCGAAGATGCTGGCGGTGTACGAAAAGAATTTTTCATGCTCTTACTAAGAGATCTTTTAGACCCAAAATACGGAATGTTTAAAGAATTCGAAAACTCACGCGCTCTGTGGTTCGCTGATGTAACATTTGAAACCGAAGATATGTACTTCTTAATTGGTGTAATTTGTGGCCTAGcgatatacaattttataataataaatttgccaTTCCCGTTGGCGCTTTATAAAAAACTGCTTGATGAGCCTGTTGATCTTGGTGATTTGCGCGACATTTCACCAACGTTGGCTAATTCTATGGAATCCATTTTAAATTACGATCAAATTGATTTCGaagaagttttcaatttaaattttgaaataagtcGTGATATTTTCGGAGAATCGAAAACGGAGGAATTAAAACCGAACGGAAGTCAAACAACTGTAACTTTGGAAAATAGGTAAGTTAGCTTTAGTTATTTTCTACTAAAATATGGTCTAAATATATaatctaataattttttacagaaaagaGTTCGTGGATTTATATGttgattttatatttaacaA is from Anastrepha ludens isolate Willacy chromosome 4, idAnaLude1.1, whole genome shotgun sequence and encodes:
- the LOC128862521 gene encoding probable E3 ubiquitin-protein ligase HERC4 — its product is MSIFCWGNTEHGELGLGDIEEEKILDPREIPWKPESVVTSIGCGLEHTVFLTADGKIYSCGCNDFGQLGHQQMTTRPQLINDLENTVITKISCGARHSLALSEWGQLYSWGHNDYGQLALPDGSDIVRSPKIVKKLATQTVIQIASGYNHCLALTNCGALYSWGSNIYGQLGLSPPNELAHSAHPRLVDSLVGIPIAFIACGDNHSFIISKSGAVFGWGRNNCGQLGLNDCTQRHFPTQLRTLRSLCVRYISCGEQFSVFLTNDGGVFTCGKGSYGQLGHGGNMNEVLPRKVTELMGSTVTQISCGAKHTLGLVPSRGRVYGFGLGCFGQFGASKVNICSLPQVIVGPWVSPSCSKLLNIEPKENLDTDFLIRQIFCGGNNSFVTTSNMPTVDFRIYEPKSQIMCLTSELAEQCATIEKNSSIDLDLLTTIEVIFKSQACINGSFLLENKHFCCTSKQPGVDLAEVKQTFDNIRKVEHESLKQIIWDKITNEIIASLMPSPADVETLRIYLILPLYHEFVNSKNYENLHTPFSNAVLRLKEIPRKIVIMWWAHTPLDWFESLVSNYKNVVAHIISFRISANSGGSFEKKLVTYNSNLSAALNLLVVLHRINHKERAEKVDYDIFHWPELTDYVDIQQDYIHWLFEKNPDSFNICNYPFLFNASAKTTLLQTDQAIQMHTAMQNAANSGILSLLTFGTPISQFIVLNVSRENLVQDTLREIMQYNQSDLKKPLKIKFHGEEAEDAGGVRKEFFMLLLRDLLDPKYGMFKEFENSRALWFADVTFETEDMYFLIGVICGLAIYNFIIINLPFPLALYKKLLDEPVDLGDLRDISPTLANSMESILNYDQIDFEEVFNLNFEISRDIFGESKTEELKPNGSQTTVTLENRKEFVDLYVDFIFNKAVETQFSAFRKGFMKVCWGRVLQIFKPDELMAVVVGNEEYDWQAFELQCEYKNGYNSGDQTIRWFWEVFHDFPESEKKKFLLYLTGSDRIPIQGMKAIKICIQPTTDERFLPVAHTCFNLLDLPRYKTKERLKYKLLQAIQQTQGFSLV